In Xanthomonas campestris pv. phormiicola, the DNA window GGTCAGCGGTTCGTCGTAGATCATCAGCGGCGGGTCCAGGGCCAGCGCGCGGGCCAGCGCCACGCGCCGCGCCATGCCGCCGGACAGTTCGCGCGGCCAGGCCTCGGCGGCGGCGAGCAGGCCCACCGCATGCAGCTTCAGCGCCACCAGCCGTTGCAGCACCGGCTCGGGCAGGCGGGTATGGGCGCGCAGCGGCAGCGCCACGTTCTCGGCCACGCTCAGGTCGGTGAGCAGGCCGTTGCCCTGCAGCAGCACGCCGATGCTCTTGCGCGTCTCGCGCAGCGCGCGGCTGCCGCGCGGCAACGGCTGGCCGAACACCTCGACCGTGCCCGCGACCGGGACCAGCTCGCCGGTCAGCGCCGCCAGCAGGGTCGACTTGCCGCTGCCCGACGGGCCGAGCACGCCGGTGATGCTGCCGCGCGGCACCGCCAGCGAGACATCACGCAGGATCGCGCGGCCGCCACGGTCGATGCGCACCCCCGACAGCTGCACCACATTGGATTCGGAAGACGCCATCGCGGCCTTTAACGAAAAATCAACACAGGATTGAACCAGTCCGCTGAACTTAACCGAACTGGGCCGTGCAGTATTGTCGCATCCGTGAAGCCCGTGTGCGCGTGGTCTGGGAACGCCGTACATGCAACAGCGTGTATTGGACCTGGGGCTGTCCGGTTTGCCGGTGCGGGTGACACAGCGCCGGCGGCTCCGGCGCGGGTGTCCGCAGGCCGGACGATCCCGCGTCGCGGCAGGAACCGCATGGCCGTCGCCGCCGCCGCTGCGCGCGGTCCGGTGCCGCTCAAGCCAGGCCGCCTCCATCGCCGAATCGTTGGATCCGGGGGCCGTCGCGGTGCCGGTCTTGTATGCAGTGCCGGGTCGCGCCACGATGCAGGGCGGCGATGGCGCCGCGACAGGGAGTCGTGCATGGAATTGCTGACGTTGGAACATTTCGCCGGGAGCGTGAACGAGACCTTCGCGGCGGAGTTGAACGAGGGCGAGATTTCGTTCGTGCTGGTCGAGGCGCGGCCGTTGCCGGCCAAACCAGCCGCGTTGCGTGCGCCGTTCTCGCTGCTGTTCCGCAATACCTCCTCGTTCCTGTTCCCGCAGCAGACCTACCGGATGCGGCACGCGCGGCTGGGCGAACTGGGGATCTTCCTGGTGCCGGTGGCGCGCGAACGCGACGGCTTCCTGTACCAGGCGGTCTTCAACTGAGCGCCGGCGCCGCGCAGGCGGCGCGCCAATGCATCTCCAGGTGGGTGTCGCTGGCGTCGCCGGCGACGAAGCCCAGTCGCGCATACAGGCGCTGCGCGTCGGGATTGGCATGCAGCACGTGCAGCGACAGCGCGCATCCGGCCGCGGCCGCCAGCGCTTGCGCCAGCGCGATCAGCGCCGTGCCCACGCCTTGCCCGCGCCAGGCCGGCAACAGGCTGATGTCGACCAGCACGTGTTGCGCCGCGCCGCGCTGCAGGTAGAGTCGGCCCAGCGGCGCCTGCGCGGTTTCCACGATCAGGAAGTCGGCGTCGGCGAAGTGGCGCAGGTAGTGCGCGTGCTGCAGCGCGAACTGCTGGTCGAGGAACGCGCGCTTGGCCGCCTCGGGCCATGGCACTGCCGCCAGCTCCGCGCTGCGGGTGCTGGCGTACAGGTCGCG includes these proteins:
- a CDS encoding GNAT family N-acetyltransferase; amino-acid sequence: MSASAAAQAPDFPDRAVSFAPSAALQTHGLGLRPARAADLPWLRDLYASTRSAELAAVPWPEAAKRAFLDQQFALQHAHYLRHFADADFLIVETAQAPLGRLYLQRGAAQHVLVDISLLPAWRGQGVGTALIALAQALAAAAGCALSLHVLHANPDAQRLYARLGFVAGDASDTHLEMHWRAACAAPALS
- a CDS encoding ATP-binding cassette domain-containing protein; translation: MASSESNVVQLSGVRIDRGGRAILRDVSLAVPRGSITGVLGPSGSGKSTLLAALTGELVPVAGTVEVFGQPLPRGSRALRETRKSIGVLLQGNGLLTDLSVAENVALPLRAHTRLPEPVLQRLVALKLHAVGLLAAAEAWPRELSGGMARRVALARALALDPPLMIYDEPLTGLDPIASGVIMSLIQRLNDTLGLTSIIVSHHVHETLPICDQAVAIANGGVVFAGTPDALQASADPLLQQFLHGRPDGPIPFDAPPRARSAA